One window of Clarias gariepinus isolate MV-2021 ecotype Netherlands chromosome 21, CGAR_prim_01v2, whole genome shotgun sequence genomic DNA carries:
- the LOC128509089 gene encoding NACHT, LRR and PYD domains-containing protein 12-like: HNAFKNKITKAASLKKPEMEKPQSSQGAKKETVQTEQGKGTHQKRRSSSPSQVSLKSDDSMIQPLHFASGKRRSSPSHVSLKSDDSMIQPLHFPSVKSMYVETGEVQRRLCQEHHRAQVMFCKTEQVAICTECAVKEHREHEKQYMKISTLPNTLMTLQKLLGNMTASEFREFKRNLAYEYPECFETLQADSNQDVAERMMGSFSEDEVLRVTIQLASVKPVSKCQEKIKEKLRMKFRHIHEGLALPKTQVVLHDIYTELYITEGGSEAVREEHEVRMIEKADKNNSAQETPVNITDIFKSPNDCIRSVLTKGVAGIGKTVSVQKFMLDWAEDKANQDIDLIIPLFFRDLNLEKVACSLMELLQRFFPELKDIESVENGIKILLVLDGLDECRIPLDFQNTRACCNIIEPVSMDVLLTNLIKGNLLPRSLLWITSRPAATNQIPSECIHRVTEVRGFKDPQKEQYFHKKCKDAQMANTMIKHVKSSRSMHIMCHIPIFCWITATVLDILIRESQLGEFPKNRTQLYIHYIFIQVGLKNRKYQKAINNDLRELTQSDKHMILNLAKLAFHGLKKETLILYEDDLKECGTDISEASEFSSLVTQLFREEFGLYRERGFCFLHLSVQEHLAAIHVLEKFLNESINVLASHESKKKTMTLTDVLKTAVVVALENKIGHFDQFLQFLLGLTTECSRKLLRHLLPELEKKSLQSDEIVQFIREKIRKEDRTETQTINLFHCLNEMGHNSLVKEIQESLNSGKLSDKKLNPEQCSALAFVLLMSEDVMESFNLQNYKTIEASSRQRLLPIIRASKKAVLCDCDLSEKACEVVASALRTPNSPVREMDLSRNSIGDAGLEDLCKGLKSPHCQLEILRLVACKITEKSCGSLATALESTVSKLRELDLSSNRLTNTGVMRLEPFFRSDKCKLQRLSLKQCHLTKSYCQHLTEESASSSTKQMDLDLTGNYLEEKDKLWNF, encoded by the exons CACAACGCCTTCAAAAATAAGATCACTAAAGCAGCTTCT TTGAAGAAGCCAGAGATGGAGAAACCTCAGAGCTCTCAAGGTGCCAAAAAGGAGACAGTTCAGACTGAGCAAGGCAAAGGGACTCACCAGAAGCG gagGTCTTCTTCACCTAGTCAAGTTTCATTGAAGAGTGATGATTCAATGATCCAACCACTTCATTTTGCTTCTGGCAAAAG GAGGTCTTCACCTAGTCATGTTTCATTGAAAAGTGATGATTCAATGATCCAACCACTTCATTTTCCTTCTGTCAAAAG tatgtatgtggaGACTGGTGAGGTTCAAAGAAGACTCTGTCAGGAGCACCACCGAGCTCAGGTTATGTTCTGTAAAACTGAGCAGGTAGCCATTTGTACGGAGTGTGCAGTGAAGGAACACAGAGAACACGAAAAACAATACATGAAG ATCTCAACACTTCCCAATACTCTCATGACACTACAAAAACTCCTGGGTAACATGACCGCCTCCGAGTTTCGAGAGTTTAAAAGAAATTTGGCTTACGAATACCCAGAATGCTTTGAGACTTTGCAAGCTGATAGCAATCAAGATGTTGCTGAAAGGATGATGGGAAGTTTCTCTGAAGATGAAGTTCTTAGAGTTACAATTCAGTTGGCATCAG TCAAGCCAGTATCCAAATGTCAAgaaaaaatcaaagaaaaacTTCGAATGAAATTCCGACATATTCATGAAGGACTTGCACTACCAAAAACACAAGTTGTGTTGCATGACATTtacacagagctctacatcacTGAGGGTGGAAGTgaagcagtcagagaggaacaTGAAGTAAGAATGATAGAGAAAGCTGACAAAAATAATAGCGCTCAAGAAACCCCTGTTAACATAACAGACATTTTTAAGTCACCAAATGATTGTATTAGAAGTGTCTTAACCAAAGGTGTGGCTGGGATTGGAAAAACCGTGTCTGTTCAGAAGTTCATGCTAGACTGGGCAGAAGATAAGGCCAATCAAGACATCGACCTCAtcattcctttattttttcGTGATCTCAATCTTGAGAAGGTAGCCTGCAGTCTGATGGAGCTGCTGCAGAGATTTTTTCCAGAGCTCAAAGATATCGAAAGTGTTGAGAATGGCATTAAGATTTTGCTGGTCCTGGATGGTCTGGATGAATGTCGAATCCCCTTAGACTTTCAAAACACCAGGGCGTGCTGCAATATAATAGAGCCAGTGTCTATGGATGTTCTTCTGACAAATCTAATAAAAGGTAATCTACTGCCCAGATCTCTCCTCTGGATCACATCTCGTCCAGCTGCGACCAATCAGATACCATCTGAGTGTATACATAGGGTGACTGAGGTTAGAGGCTTCAAAGATCCACAGAAAGAACAGTACTTTCACAAGAAGTGTAAGGACGCTCAAATGGCCAACACAATGATTAAGCATGTGAAGTCATCTCGAAGCATGCACATCATGTGCCATATCCCAATTTTCTGCTGGATTACGGCAACAGTCCTGGACATACTCATAAGAGAAAGTCAATTGGGTGAATTTCCAAAAAATCGGACTCAGTtgtacatacattatatattcatCCAGGTtggtttaaaaaacagaaagtaCCAGAAAGCCATTAACAATGACCTGCGCGAGTTAACGCAAAGTGACAAACATATGATCTTGAACTTGGCGAAATTAGCTTTCCATGGCTTAAAAAAAGAGACTTTGATCTTGTATGAAGATGATCTGAAGGAATGTGGGACTGACATCAGTGAGGCATCAGAGTTCTCCTCTCTGGTCACACAGCTGTTCAGGGAAGAGTTTGGATTGTACAGAGAACGAGGCTTCTGCTTCCTACACCTAAGTGTACAGGAGCACTTGGCTGCCATTCATGTTCTGGAAAAGTTTTTGAACGAGAGCATAAATGTTCTTGCTtcacatgaaagtaaaaaaaaaaccatgacaCTGACAGACGTACTCAAGACCGCAGTAGTCGTGGCTTTAGAAAACAAAATTGGGCATTTTGACCAATTTCTACAATTCCTTTTGGGCCTCACTACTGAGTGTAGCAGGAAGCTCCTGCGACATCTTTTACCTGAATTAGAAAAAAAGTCCCTTCAAAGTGATGAAATTGTCCAGTTTATCAGAGAGAAGATCCGTAAGGAAGACAGAACTGAGACCCAGACGATTAACCTATTCCATTGCTTGAATGAAATGGGCCACAATAGTTTGGTGAAGGAAATCCAGGAGAGTTTGAATTCTGGTAAACTCTCTGATAAGAAATTAAATCCCGAGCAATGTTCAGCCCTGGCTTTTGTATTACTGATGTCAGAGGACGTAATGGAAAGCTTCAATCtacaaaactacaaaacaatagaaGCATCCAGTCGTCAGAGGTTACTTCCTATCATCAGGGCATCAAAGAAGGCTGT ACTCTGCGACTGTGACCTCTCAGAAAAAGCATGTGAGGTTGTGGCATCTGCGCTCCGAACACCGAATTCTCCGGTTAGAGAAATGGATCTGAGCCGCAACAGCATAGGAGATGCAGGACTGGAGGATCTCTGCAAAGGGCTGAAAAGTCCACACTGTCAGCTCGAGATACTGAG ACTTGTAGCCTGCAAGATTACAGAGAAGTCATGTGGGAGTTTAGCAACTGCACTTGAGAGCACTGTGTCCAAACTTCGAGAGCTGGACCTCTCTTCAAACCGTCTGACCAACACGGGAGTGATGAGGCTCGAACCATTTTTCAGAAGTGATAAGTGCAAATTGCAAAGACTGAG TCTAAAGCAGTGCCACCTGACAAAGAGTTACTGCCAGCATCTAACCGAAGAGTCGGCTTCATCCTCCACAAAGCAGATGGATCTGGATCTGACAGGAAATTACCTAGAAGAAAAGGATAAGCTATGGAATTTTTGA